A region from the Candidatus Electrothrix scaldis genome encodes:
- a CDS encoding LD-carboxypeptidase, giving the protein MPLPLLPPRLGPGDTVGVIYPAGPVRDQARLEKGLQILRNLNLRVRHYSPDQSGPEYLAADDEQRLKGFYRLWNDEEVKAVIAARGGYGCLRMIGRMNPDLLRSRPKWLIGFSDLTVLLNGISAAAGLVTLHGPMVTTLANTDPLSFQRFKEALSGEFSPLAPSRDLEILRSGRGQGRLAGGNLTTLTHMIGTPWQPDLSGKILFLEDTGEPLYKLDRMLTHLACCGLLNNLAGLLLGVFDPGHFDRLEILRLNEQVWNRALELTEGSSYPIWGGLPIGHQQGNVALPVGMEAVMDDITGTLSFLPRSCQTA; this is encoded by the coding sequence ATGCCCCTTCCTCTCCTTCCTCCGCGCCTTGGTCCTGGTGACACAGTAGGCGTTATTTATCCGGCAGGACCGGTACGCGATCAGGCTCGGCTGGAAAAAGGTCTTCAGATCCTGAGAAATCTCAATCTGCGGGTCCGTCACTACTCCCCTGACCAGAGCGGCCCAGAGTATCTTGCTGCGGACGATGAACAGCGTCTTAAGGGATTTTACCGACTGTGGAATGACGAAGAGGTTAAGGCGGTTATCGCGGCCAGGGGAGGGTACGGCTGCCTGCGGATGATAGGCCGTATGAATCCGGACCTACTGCGCTCCCGGCCTAAATGGCTAATCGGCTTCAGCGATTTAACCGTGCTCCTTAATGGGATTTCCGCAGCAGCTGGTCTAGTCACCCTGCACGGGCCAATGGTCACTACTCTGGCAAATACTGATCCGCTCTCATTCCAGCGCTTCAAAGAGGCCCTGAGTGGTGAATTCTCTCCCCTTGCGCCAAGCAGGGATCTGGAAATTCTGCGCTCAGGGAGAGGGCAGGGCAGACTTGCTGGTGGTAACCTGACCACACTCACCCATATGATCGGCACGCCTTGGCAACCTGATTTAAGCGGAAAAATTCTTTTTCTTGAAGATACTGGCGAGCCTCTGTATAAATTGGATCGCATGCTGACCCACCTGGCTTGTTGCGGACTGCTGAATAATCTTGCCGGGTTACTTCTTGGTGTGTTTGATCCAGGCCATTTTGATCGTCTGGAGATTCTTCGTTTAAACGAACAGGTCTGGAATCGTGCTTTGGAGCTAACAGAGGGCTCTTCTTACCCGATCTGGGGAGGATTGCCTATTGGGCATCAACAGGGCAACGTGGCCTTACCTGTGGGCATGGAAGCTGTGATGGATGATATCACCGGCACCTTGAGTTTTCTTCCCCGAAGCTGCCAGACAGCTTGA
- a CDS encoding formylglycine-generating enzyme family protein encodes MRKLKTQVSRADILRFLAVTRRVPWNAAAKLTGYSLQLEQHKPKKKQQTNRSRRAQQIQAHLAAETPVLDKIAEAKEITFTVPLEAFWYLAEKRSLKKTIHRLTEQSEFLPPKEKRSALPGVLLQVKPLSPEEISVPEFKVKKRVRRSPTASLSNSPLFSTSSEIKQKKNAEILSLRADMESLVVSYATFTTFRAKAERKKQQSALKKRVEEKAAHRFHLRLHRLLGLISVAEYVDPALLQEIICLLPSSTPDIRTEAALQSHPDVERADTSFLRIKPEKKKIYQATFSQEGSSLQADLLGLLRQRDATQAPFLFSLELLVALPLLHSDSMQKQIIIWLEACMLRFVRTWFDMQEDSELTRPAAQFLGLIDLLPKELRKRFTTRSFLYGIVHRDSLRQGALIPAEYETERVLQTVQNVVPVQYYQVLQQGELLRLYPSHEAGLPSFPGSPLVELELSRDILLLHRAGYISTLPVRPGEVVHDCTGSEETFILQSTSEQFFFGICFRPSWAESIGRNKQGLFVDARWLHKTYRLHWTNSTKDGAGNWQGEKELQTDQYGLFVDLSIADQVVQRFRRILPGEFMMGSPKDEPERQSWGKEALHKVILSTSFWIADTVVTQRFWQEIVKTNSSRFRGAERPVEKVSYHDAMLFLQQLNERMPGIKARLLTEAEWEYCCRAGSNTPFAFGHRITPDLVNYNGQYPYHTGTPGKNRKQTVPVKSLPCNAWGLYEMHGNVWEWCQDYWQENLSAEEPQRDPQGPATGEFRVVRGGSWSLAGRGVRSAVRGKFSPHFRNSCIGLRIALSPDEEPAV; translated from the coding sequence ATGAGGAAGTTAAAAACACAGGTCAGCAGGGCAGATATACTGCGTTTCCTCGCAGTTACCCGGAGGGTACCCTGGAATGCTGCGGCGAAATTAACGGGTTATAGCCTTCAGCTGGAACAACATAAGCCGAAAAAAAAGCAGCAAACCAACCGATCCAGGAGAGCCCAGCAGATTCAAGCCCACCTTGCTGCCGAGACACCAGTCCTGGATAAGATAGCCGAGGCAAAGGAAATCACTTTCACGGTTCCTCTGGAGGCGTTTTGGTATCTCGCCGAAAAAAGAAGCCTGAAAAAGACCATTCATCGACTGACCGAACAATCTGAGTTTTTGCCCCCTAAAGAAAAGAGGAGCGCTTTGCCTGGAGTGCTCCTTCAGGTTAAACCGCTGAGCCCGGAGGAAATCTCAGTTCCAGAATTCAAAGTCAAGAAGCGTGTTCGTCGTTCCCCTACTGCATCGTTATCTAACTCACCTTTGTTCAGTACCTCTTCGGAAATAAAACAAAAAAAAAACGCAGAGATTCTCTCCTTACGGGCGGATATGGAATCCCTTGTTGTCTCCTACGCTACATTTACCACTTTCCGGGCAAAGGCAGAGAGAAAAAAGCAACAAAGTGCATTAAAGAAAAGAGTCGAAGAAAAAGCAGCTCATCGATTTCACCTTCGCCTCCACCGTTTGCTCGGCCTTATTTCAGTGGCTGAATATGTTGATCCTGCCCTGTTGCAGGAAATTATCTGTCTTCTCCCCTCTTCCACTCCTGATATTAGGACTGAAGCAGCTCTTCAGTCGCACCCGGACGTAGAGCGAGCCGACACTTCTTTTCTTCGGATCAAGCCTGAAAAAAAAAAGATATATCAGGCAACGTTTTCCCAGGAAGGATCTTCTCTGCAAGCGGATCTGCTCGGATTACTGCGGCAGCGTGATGCCACACAGGCCCCCTTTCTTTTTTCCCTGGAATTACTGGTTGCCCTGCCCCTTCTCCATTCGGACAGTATGCAGAAGCAGATTATTATCTGGCTGGAAGCATGCATGCTCCGTTTTGTCCGTACCTGGTTTGACATGCAGGAAGACAGCGAGTTAACCAGACCTGCTGCTCAGTTCCTTGGGCTCATTGACTTACTGCCCAAAGAACTCAGAAAACGTTTTACAACCCGTTCCTTTCTCTATGGCATTGTTCATCGAGATTCTCTGCGCCAAGGTGCTCTCATTCCCGCTGAGTATGAGACAGAGAGGGTTCTCCAGACCGTGCAGAATGTGGTACCAGTTCAGTATTATCAGGTGCTGCAACAGGGCGAGTTACTCCGTCTCTACCCAAGCCACGAGGCTGGTTTGCCGAGCTTTCCTGGCAGTCCTCTTGTTGAGCTTGAACTGTCCAGAGATATTCTCCTTTTACACCGGGCCGGATACATTTCCACCTTGCCGGTTCGCCCAGGAGAGGTCGTGCATGACTGCACCGGGTCAGAAGAGACGTTCATCCTGCAAAGTACCTCAGAACAATTCTTTTTTGGAATCTGCTTCCGTCCTTCCTGGGCGGAAAGTATAGGCCGAAATAAACAAGGGCTTTTTGTTGATGCCCGCTGGTTGCATAAAACATACAGGTTACATTGGACAAACAGCACAAAGGACGGGGCGGGTAATTGGCAGGGTGAGAAGGAATTGCAAACAGATCAGTACGGTCTCTTTGTTGATCTCTCTATCGCGGATCAGGTGGTGCAACGTTTTCGTCGCATCCTTCCGGGCGAATTTATGATGGGTTCGCCGAAGGATGAACCGGAACGACAAAGCTGGGGCAAAGAAGCCCTGCACAAAGTTATCCTGAGTACGAGCTTCTGGATTGCAGATACGGTCGTAACGCAACGATTCTGGCAAGAGATCGTCAAAACAAATTCCAGCCGGTTCAGAGGGGCTGAACGACCTGTGGAAAAGGTGAGCTACCATGATGCCATGCTCTTTCTCCAGCAGCTCAATGAGCGCATGCCAGGTATTAAAGCCCGTTTACTCACCGAGGCGGAGTGGGAATACTGCTGCCGTGCCGGAAGCAACACACCCTTTGCCTTTGGCCATCGTATCACACCAGACCTCGTCAATTATAATGGTCAGTACCCGTATCACACAGGAACACCAGGAAAAAACAGGAAACAAACCGTCCCGGTGAAATCCCTGCCCTGCAATGCCTGGGGCCTCTATGAAATGCACGGCAATGTCTGGGAATGGTGCCAGGATTATTGGCAAGAGAACCTGTCTGCCGAGGAGCCACAGCGTGATCCGCAAGGACCGGCAACGGGCGAGTTCCGGGTTGTACGGGGCGGATCTTGGTCCCTGGCTGGCCGGGGAGTGCGCTCAGCTGTTCGAGGAAAATTTTCTCCTCATTTCCGCAATAGCTGTATAGGGTTGCGTATCGCCTTGAGCCCGGATGAGGAGCCTGCCGTATGA
- a CDS encoding formylglycine-generating enzyme family protein, with translation MMIPSKKLRAGEVTREQSVAPRIPPKRLGLGYRNHLSPPQFPAPWAMDWGEDRYGLWMSFALDQVCQTLRWIKPGDFLMGAARKEKGQRPWLGKESQHQVTLSKGFWLADTTITQELWYTVMGTAPSGFTGEQHPVERISWQDSRTFLRRLNNLIPGLAARLPTEAEWEYACRAGTNTPFSFGKDISSEQANFNGKYPYRPTSLGEYRKRTVAVKTLSCNTWGLYAMHGNVWEWCQDYWQEDLGKQDCLNPQGPKRGKYRLVRGGSWASDACFIRSACRDRFPPHYCLGSVGVRLAISAT, from the coding sequence ATGATGATTCCCTCAAAAAAACTACGAGCAGGAGAGGTTACTAGAGAGCAAAGCGTTGCTCCTCGAATTCCTCCTAAACGCTTAGGATTGGGATATCGCAATCATCTTTCCCCACCTCAGTTTCCAGCACCGTGGGCTATGGATTGGGGCGAGGACAGGTACGGCCTCTGGATGAGCTTTGCTCTGGATCAGGTGTGCCAGACGCTACGCTGGATCAAGCCGGGGGATTTCCTTATGGGGGCGGCAAGAAAGGAGAAAGGGCAGCGTCCTTGGTTAGGCAAGGAAAGTCAACATCAGGTAACGTTATCTAAAGGTTTTTGGCTGGCTGACACCACGATCACCCAGGAATTGTGGTACACCGTCATGGGCACAGCGCCAAGTGGTTTTACCGGGGAGCAGCATCCGGTGGAACGAATCAGCTGGCAGGATTCCCGCACCTTCCTGCGACGATTAAATAATCTTATTCCAGGTCTTGCTGCGCGCCTGCCTACAGAGGCGGAATGGGAATATGCCTGCCGGGCTGGAACAAATACACCCTTTTCCTTTGGCAAAGATATTTCATCGGAACAGGCCAACTTTAACGGAAAATATCCTTACCGTCCTACATCCCTAGGGGAATATCGCAAAAGAACCGTCGCCGTCAAAACTCTCTCCTGTAATACTTGGGGTTTGTATGCAATGCACGGCAATGTCTGGGAATGGTGCCAGGATTACTGGCAGGAAGACTTAGGAAAGCAAGATTGCCTTAACCCACAGGGGCCGAAAAGGGGAAAGTACCGCCTTGTGCGCGGAGGTTCCTGGGCCAGTGATGCCTGTTTTATCCGCTCTGCCTGCCGTGACCGCTTTCCTCCTCATTATTGTCTGGGAAGTGTGGGGGTACGACTGGCGATCAGTGCCACATGA
- a CDS encoding V4R domain-containing protein, producing MFKEERQESMFDWSMLGDISEGRPNLGNTMNVTVYRLMQFTLRDVLIRKYGVEETDRTFYEAGEEAGRQLYHNIITKKDNFEDFITELQEVLKDLKIGILRVETADIDRLTFTLTVAEDLDCSGLPMCEEQICTYDEGFIQGLLSAHTGKNFLVKEVDCWCSGDRVCRFDVRTEA from the coding sequence GTGTTCAAAGAAGAGCGACAAGAGTCAATGTTTGACTGGAGCATGTTGGGCGATATCTCTGAAGGACGCCCAAACCTGGGCAACACGATGAATGTAACCGTATATCGTCTGATGCAATTTACCTTGCGAGACGTTTTGATCCGCAAATACGGTGTGGAAGAAACAGATCGCACATTCTATGAGGCTGGAGAGGAAGCGGGACGCCAATTATATCATAATATCATCACGAAAAAAGACAATTTCGAGGATTTTATCACGGAGCTGCAAGAGGTTCTGAAAGACTTAAAGATAGGCATACTCAGAGTAGAAACTGCGGATATCGACAGACTGACGTTCACCTTGACGGTTGCTGAAGATCTTGATTGTTCAGGTCTGCCGATGTGCGAAGAGCAGATCTGTACATACGACGAAGGCTTTATTCAAGGACTGCTGTCGGCTCATACGGGAAAGAATTTCCTCGTCAAAGAGGTGGATTGCTGGTGCTCTGGTGATCGTGTATGTCGTTTCGACGTGAGAACGGAAGCCTAA
- a CDS encoding SpoIIE family protein phosphatase produces MLELHEEQLDRITEVFYRILAGEKPQPVLLPPDAPEDEYSQVVSYLNRFIEEHNQFAEFMYSLSRGELHYTPPKGRMRVLQSFKSLQASLKHLTWKTQQIAGGDFSQKVDFMGDFSDAFNLMTHQLEKAFADLEQANQELADKNKHITDSIRYAQRIQQAILPTQAAIREALDNDFFVIFYPLSIVSGDFYWLTRIQDDILLAAVDCTGHGVSGAFLTMIGHTLLNKIVKEDQIIDPAQILLNLSIGVRNALQQETGDTRDGMDVCLCRIHADRQQVTFAGARRPLYSISQQQIQEIKGDRLSIGGKPPKKRQEEFTNHDIFLAPGDTLYLSSDGFADQPNPAGKAFGSKQLKTLLNKVSGYSLTEQEARILAELHAHQQDKPQRDDITLLGVRL; encoded by the coding sequence ATGCTGGAGTTGCACGAGGAGCAATTAGACAGGATCACGGAGGTTTTTTACCGGATATTAGCCGGTGAAAAACCTCAGCCCGTCCTTCTTCCACCGGATGCCCCAGAGGATGAATACAGTCAGGTAGTGTCCTATCTCAATCGCTTTATTGAGGAGCATAACCAATTTGCGGAGTTTATGTATTCTCTCTCCCGGGGAGAATTGCATTACACGCCGCCAAAAGGAAGGATGCGGGTCTTGCAATCATTTAAAAGTTTGCAGGCAAGCCTCAAGCATCTTACCTGGAAAACGCAGCAGATAGCCGGTGGTGATTTTAGCCAGAAGGTTGATTTCATGGGGGACTTTTCCGATGCATTCAACTTGATGACGCATCAGCTGGAAAAAGCCTTTGCAGATTTAGAACAGGCGAACCAGGAACTTGCTGATAAAAATAAACATATTACGGATAGTATCCGTTATGCCCAGCGCATTCAGCAGGCGATTCTCCCCACGCAAGCAGCAATACGAGAAGCCTTAGACAACGATTTTTTTGTCATATTTTATCCGCTGAGCATTGTATCCGGTGATTTTTATTGGCTTACCCGGATTCAGGATGATATTCTACTTGCCGCAGTGGATTGCACTGGTCATGGTGTATCCGGTGCGTTTTTAACCATGATCGGACATACCCTGTTGAATAAGATTGTGAAAGAGGACCAGATAATCGATCCTGCCCAGATTTTACTGAACCTCAGCATCGGTGTCCGAAACGCCTTGCAACAAGAAACAGGAGATACCCGAGACGGCATGGACGTCTGCTTATGTCGGATTCATGCTGATCGGCAACAGGTAACCTTTGCTGGAGCCAGACGCCCTCTCTACTCTATTTCCCAGCAGCAAATACAAGAGATCAAAGGTGACCGACTATCTATCGGGGGTAAGCCTCCTAAAAAGAGACAGGAAGAGTTCACCAATCACGACATTTTCCTTGCACCTGGTGATACTCTTTATCTCAGCAGCGATGGCTTCGCCGACCAGCCAAACCCTGCGGGCAAGGCCTTTGGCTCAAAGCAACTGAAAACACTTTTGAATAAGGTATCTGGCTATTCGCTTACTGAACAGGAGGCTCGCATCTTAGCTGAACTGCATGCGCATCAGCAAGATAAACCGCAACGCGACGACATCACATTACTCGGTGTGCGTCTCTGA
- a CDS encoding SiaB family protein kinase → MDSFDVFGFYQYMEKHDVIISFKGKISQKLLISIGDVLKEKLSHKETSQKVVRKVFFIFIELGQNIYQHSFERDFIQENQIAIGVLFIRECEEYFTVFAGNIVTPEEAEEIKEQCATINELNKDELKRHYKTKIKQDRADGKVGAGVGLISIVRKAEKPINVSTTPIDEAKTFLVLSVKIDKE, encoded by the coding sequence ATGGATAGTTTTGATGTCTTCGGATTTTATCAATACATGGAAAAACATGATGTTATCATTTCCTTTAAAGGGAAAATTTCCCAAAAACTTCTCATCAGTATTGGCGATGTCTTAAAAGAAAAATTGTCCCATAAAGAGACCAGCCAAAAAGTTGTGAGAAAAGTTTTCTTCATCTTTATAGAACTGGGCCAGAATATTTACCAACATTCTTTCGAACGAGATTTTATTCAAGAAAATCAAATTGCAATCGGGGTTCTGTTTATCAGGGAATGCGAAGAATATTTTACGGTTTTTGCCGGTAATATCGTCACTCCCGAAGAAGCAGAGGAAATTAAAGAACAATGTGCAACTATAAATGAATTAAACAAGGACGAGTTGAAACGGCATTACAAGACAAAAATAAAACAGGATCGCGCAGATGGTAAGGTCGGAGCTGGTGTCGGGCTCATCAGCATCGTGCGTAAGGCTGAAAAGCCCATTAACGTGAGTACAACACCCATCGACGAAGCGAAAACCTTTCTGGTCCTTTCCGTTAAAATTGATAAGGAATGA
- a CDS encoding DUF1987 domain-containing protein produces MDHLQIEATDDTLKVDFYAKTGVLALEGESYPENPSDFFAPLLDWIKQYIQEVKGPLTLNSTISYLNTSSSKCMLDLLETLDKYYESGGKVAINWYYEEDNEDMEETGEELCEDLEIPYKVLPL; encoded by the coding sequence ATGGACCATTTACAGATTGAGGCCACGGATGATACCCTGAAGGTCGATTTTTACGCTAAAACTGGAGTACTTGCGCTGGAGGGTGAGTCCTACCCTGAAAACCCAAGTGATTTTTTTGCCCCCCTGCTTGATTGGATCAAACAATACATTCAGGAGGTCAAGGGACCATTAACCTTGAATAGCACGATAAGCTATCTCAATACCAGCTCATCCAAATGCATGCTCGATTTGCTGGAGACCTTGGATAAATATTATGAATCCGGTGGCAAGGTTGCCATAAACTGGTACTACGAAGAAGATAACGAAGATATGGAAGAAACCGGGGAAGAATTATGTGAAGACCTGGAGATTCCCTACAAGGTTCTCCCACTATAG
- a CDS encoding diguanylate cyclase has protein sequence MKSLYKNEFAFLEYAQEVLEDPDLSLATLRCKYSEVLAEHEVLLRKVVKMTGVSDRAQRELKRLNIELQDVNKELENLSQTDGLTGLHNRRFFDTRLRHEWNRHCRNHSPLSLIMCDIDYFKKYNDTYGHHEGDQCLKRVAQAIQENLKRSFDTAVRYGGEEFAIILSETDSEGATTVARSIQNNIAKLDLPHSASKANSAVSMSYGVATVVPDLGSSPDTLICLADNALYQSKEKGRNMISVR, from the coding sequence ATGAAAAGTCTGTACAAGAATGAATTTGCATTTCTCGAATATGCTCAAGAGGTACTTGAAGATCCCGACCTGTCTTTGGCAACATTACGGTGCAAGTATAGCGAGGTTCTCGCGGAACATGAAGTCCTCCTGCGCAAAGTCGTTAAGATGACAGGGGTTTCAGACAGGGCACAACGCGAGCTCAAACGTTTGAATATCGAATTGCAGGACGTCAATAAGGAACTTGAAAACCTTTCACAGACTGACGGGCTCACCGGGCTTCATAATCGAAGATTTTTTGATACACGTTTACGTCATGAATGGAATCGGCATTGCCGGAATCATTCGCCGTTGTCGTTAATCATGTGTGATATTGATTATTTTAAAAAATATAACGATACATACGGACATCATGAAGGTGATCAATGCTTAAAGAGAGTAGCACAGGCAATCCAGGAAAACCTTAAACGTTCTTTTGATACAGCGGTCCGCTATGGGGGAGAGGAGTTTGCGATTATTTTGTCCGAAACCGATTCGGAGGGTGCAACAACTGTAGCCCGTTCTATCCAGAATAACATTGCGAAACTTGATCTTCCTCATTCTGCATCAAAGGCAAACTCTGCGGTCTCAATGAGCTACGGGGTGGCAACTGTGGTTCCAGACCTGGGTTCTTCGCCGGATACGCTTATCTGCCTTGCAGATAATGCCTTGTATCAAAGCAAAGAAAAAGGAAGAAACATGATTTCAGTCCGTTGA
- the cutA gene encoding divalent-cation tolerance protein CutA, with amino-acid sequence MKEKYCLVITTYADEENGKKIIDALLSQRLAACVQMMPIQSFYHWQGKIANDQEKLLLIKSKASLYSEVEATILHHHTYETPEIIQVPINTGFAGYLHWLGEECK; translated from the coding sequence ATGAAGGAAAAATACTGTTTGGTCATAACAACATACGCTGATGAGGAAAACGGCAAGAAGATTATCGATGCCCTGCTTTCCCAGCGGCTGGCTGCCTGTGTCCAGATGATGCCGATCCAGAGTTTTTATCACTGGCAGGGAAAAATCGCCAATGACCAGGAAAAACTTCTTTTGATAAAGTCCAAGGCTTCGCTGTACAGCGAGGTTGAGGCAACAATCCTTCATCATCATACCTATGAGACGCCGGAGATTATTCAAGTTCCTATCAACACCGGCTTTGCTGGCTATCTGCACTGGCTTGGGGAAGAGTGCAAGTAA
- the cbiB gene encoding adenosylcobinamide-phosphate synthase CbiB — MYFLSVLFFACLLDALFGDPRWFLHPVRLIGRFALAVELFTRKLPLDLYNSGRLAMLIILCGTGGVTCTLLVLLSHTPQPVFFVGATFILYTTIAARDLIHHACQVVDALALDTLDITLARKRVGMIVGRDIDQLDTAGIVRACVESVAENMSDGIIAPLFWAVIGAVLGQIIVGLPVIWGVTAAMLYKAINTMDSMFGYKNERYLQFGSCPARLDDAVNFLPARLSGGALILAASLCGCDVKNSFQVLIRDRRNHSSPNAGWPEAAMAGALRLQLGGTSSYFGELLRKPTIGDSLEIPQADHIIQANKLVVVASLLCLLLLSLCSFLPSIF; from the coding sequence ATGTATTTTCTCTCTGTTCTTTTCTTTGCCTGTCTTCTTGACGCCCTTTTCGGCGATCCCCGCTGGTTTCTTCATCCGGTTCGGCTTATCGGACGTTTTGCCCTTGCAGTGGAATTATTCACAAGAAAACTCCCTTTGGACTTATATAATAGCGGCAGACTGGCAATGTTGATAATCTTATGCGGCACCGGCGGGGTAACATGTACGCTTCTCGTGCTGCTCTCTCATACTCCGCAACCTGTGTTTTTTGTCGGCGCCACCTTTATCCTCTACACCACCATTGCGGCCCGAGACCTGATTCATCATGCCTGCCAAGTTGTTGATGCACTGGCTCTTGATACCCTTGACATAACACTTGCACGAAAACGAGTTGGGATGATTGTGGGAAGAGATATAGATCAGTTGGACACTGCCGGTATAGTTCGGGCCTGCGTAGAGAGCGTTGCGGAAAATATGTCCGATGGTATCATCGCTCCGTTGTTTTGGGCCGTCATCGGGGCTGTTTTGGGACAGATTATTGTAGGCTTACCTGTTATCTGGGGTGTGACTGCCGCCATGTTGTACAAGGCTATTAATACGATGGACTCCATGTTCGGGTATAAAAATGAGCGCTATCTGCAATTTGGCTCCTGTCCTGCTCGCCTCGACGATGCGGTGAACTTTCTCCCTGCCCGGCTTTCCGGGGGAGCTCTGATTCTTGCGGCCTCTCTCTGCGGCTGTGATGTAAAAAACAGCTTTCAGGTGCTCATCAGAGACCGACGGAACCACAGTAGCCCGAATGCAGGCTGGCCAGAGGCGGCAATGGCCGGGGCTTTACGCCTGCAACTCGGCGGCACCTCATCCTATTTCGGCGAATTGCTTAGAAAGCCAACCATCGGTGATTCATTGGAAATTCCTCAAGCTGATCATATTATCCAGGCAAACAAGCTTGTCGTAGTGGCATCGCTCCTCTGCCTCTTGTTACTCTCCCTTTGTTCATTTCTGCCAAGCATCTTCTAG
- a CDS encoding formate/nitrite transporter family protein, with amino-acid sequence MTEENKKLVDRLGSPLKLRTQTERAAERTQEDHDFVPVIIKRTDEGVRHPDDVLEKAITEGLEQIQRPFLSLALSSVAAALLLSFSVMAVAVMTTLMIDLQQPLLIRLAMALVYPLGFIICIISGTELFTEHTATAVYPVLEGKAGRRELLRLWSIVILGNMVGALVGALLLTGTDQVIQAKRGYIHIAHHLIQYDNVSLLFSAVLAGWLMALGGWLVLATTPALSQILCVYIVTFLIGLGGLHHSIAGSVEMFTALLISDHFTLLQGLRFIGLAMLGNLIGGSVFVAILNYGHIRKTQGLV; translated from the coding sequence TTGACCGAAGAAAACAAGAAGCTGGTTGACAGGCTCGGCTCTCCCTTGAAACTGCGTACACAGACCGAACGTGCAGCAGAACGGACGCAAGAGGATCATGATTTTGTCCCTGTCATTATAAAACGAACTGATGAGGGCGTTCGGCACCCTGATGATGTCCTAGAAAAGGCTATCACGGAAGGCTTGGAACAAATCCAGCGTCCTTTTCTCTCCCTGGCACTTTCTTCTGTTGCCGCAGCTCTTCTGCTTAGTTTTTCCGTCATGGCTGTAGCAGTCATGACCACGCTGATGATTGATTTGCAGCAGCCCCTTCTCATCCGCCTTGCAATGGCTTTGGTCTATCCATTAGGCTTCATTATCTGTATCATCAGTGGCACAGAACTTTTTACCGAACATACCGCCACCGCAGTGTATCCTGTGCTTGAAGGAAAGGCCGGGCGACGTGAGTTACTTCGGCTCTGGTCCATCGTTATTCTTGGAAATATGGTGGGTGCCCTTGTCGGGGCACTTCTTCTTACAGGAACAGACCAAGTAATCCAGGCAAAAAGAGGCTACATCCATATTGCCCATCATCTTATCCAGTACGACAATGTTTCGCTTTTATTCAGCGCAGTCCTGGCTGGCTGGTTGATGGCCTTGGGCGGCTGGCTGGTTCTGGCGACAACCCCGGCCCTCAGCCAGATTCTTTGTGTTTACATTGTCACTTTTCTGATTGGCCTTGGCGGCCTTCATCATTCCATTGCAGGCTCTGTTGAAATGTTTACAGCCCTGCTTATTTCTGATCACTTCACCCTTCTGCAAGGCCTACGCTTTATCGGACTTGCCATGCTGGGTAATCTGATTGGAGGGAGCGTTTTTGTGGCTATCCTTAATTACGGCCATATCCGAAAGACGCAAGGCCTTGTATAA
- a CDS encoding ferredoxin, with amino-acid sequence MADIIIDSYQCSGCETCVEMCPDIFRIDEITEKATLVNPSPQITDAIRQAAAFCPEKCIEVLE; translated from the coding sequence ATGGCAGATATTATTATAGACAGCTATCAATGCAGCGGCTGCGAGACCTGTGTGGAAATGTGCCCGGATATCTTTCGCATAGACGAAATCACTGAAAAAGCCACCTTGGTGAACCCCTCACCGCAGATCACTGACGCTATTCGGCAAGCTGCCGCCTTTTGCCCGGAAAAATGTATTGAAGTTTTGGAATGA